ACCCTAATCAATATGGACTTCCTAATATTCATCTATTGGTCTCTTTATTATTTTACTTCCCTTACTATTTCTAACTTAATTGGCGGTTCTGTTCTTTCTTTCAATCCCAGCGTATCCGCTCTTTTAGCAATCTCTGTTTGCGTCGTCAACTTCATCAATTCCGCATTCAATGACTTGTAATCCCAACCTAGCTCCTTCACTTCCCTCCCCAACTTATCAATCCTTCTAACCGTGTTCTCTGCCAAGTGGCGATTCGAGATGTACAGCAATCTAACAAGGCAAGAAATGCCACAAACGGCAAATTTCTGGCAACTAACAAGGAAGAGATTTTTTTCTGCGAAAAGAATGTTTTCAGAAAGTCCTGGGTCTCCTCGACCTTCTCCTCCAATGCATCCGACATCTCCTCTTGAACTTCCTCACTCAGCTCCTTTTGCTTTATAGTATTTCTCTTTGCCATACTTTTACTCTACTATATTTTTTCTGCGATCCTCAACTTTGCACTGCGTGCTCTGTTGTTTTGTTTTACTTCATCTCCCGAAGCCACGATCGCTTTCCTACTAATCACTTTAAATGGCTTAATCTCATTTCCAAAGAAATCCTTCTCTACTTCTCCTTTGAACTTACCCTTGGCCATAAAATTCTTTACCAATCTATCCTCCAACGAATGATATGACATCACCACCAATCTGCCTTCAACTTTCAAAACTCCTGCAGTCTGTTCCAAAAATTCCTGCAAGGCCTCCAATTCTTTGTTAACTTCAATTCTTAATGCCTGAAAAACCTGAGCATGATATTTATGCTCCTTGCCTTTAGGTACTAATTTTTGAATCGCAGCTTTCAACTCAGCAACAGTCTGGATTGGATTGCTCAATCGGCCAGTCACAATTGTTTTGGCCAACGATTTAGCATTTTGGATTTCACCGTACATGCCGAAAATCCTATGCAAGTCCTCCTCAGAATATGTATTCAATACTTTGCGAGCATCAAGATCAGCGATCTGATCCATCCTCATATCCAAGTCCGCATCAAAGCGAATTGAAAAACCGCGGTCCGCAGCATCAAATTGATGCGACGAAACCCCTAAATCGGCCAAAATACCGTCTACCTGTTTTACACCTTCTAAGCGCAGATAATTTTTTAAGAACTTAAAATTTTGGTGGATCAATGTAAACCTTTCATCCGGAAGCGCATTTTTAATAGCGTCAGGATCTTGATCAAAAGCGATCAATCTTCCCTGCGGCCCCAAATGCTTTAGAATCTCTTTCGAGTGTCCGCCACCCCCAAATGTCACATCTACATAAATCCCGTTTGGTTTTATAGCTAGTGCGTCAATACACTCCTGGAGCATTACTGGAACGTGATAACCGATTTCGTTACTCATTGCCATCTCCGAAGTTAAATCCGCCCATTACTTCTTCTGCCAATGAAGAGAAGTCATCATCCAAACTTCCATCCATCATTTTTTCATACTCATCCTTCGCCCAAACCTCGATCTTGTCGAACTGACATTGCAAGAAAACATCTCCGTTAACATTTGCATACTCCAACAATGATTTTGGCAAAAGAACCCTTCCTGCAGAATCCAAGGAAAGCTCCGTAGCACCACGCATAAACTGACGGATGAATTTTCTGTTCCGCTCGTTATACTGGTTCAACTTCGACAACTGAAGCATCTTCTTGCTCCACTCCTCTTTCGTGTAAATCACCAAATTCTTCTCAAAACCACGATTCACAACAAGCCCTTCACGCTCTACATCAGGCAGTTGCCTTTTGAGCGCTGCAGGAACCACCATTCTTCCTTTGGTGTCCAACTTGCATTCGAATTCGCCGATTAATTGAATCATTTAGTAAACTTCTACAGTAATATTAATGTAAAAGTATACACTTTCTCCCACAATCTCCCACAATGCCCCACAAAAAAGTTTTCCACATAGTATATCGACTACAAAAAACCCCTTTAAACACCCTAAAACGCATAATAATATTGAAAACCACAATAAATTAAGGTTTGTAAAAAATCTCTGCTTTACGCCAAAAAACGGATACAAATTCCTTGTTTTTAAGGAATTGAATTACCCAAAAACAGCAAAAGTGGGGCCAAAGTGGGAGGAACATCAGCAGAATCGAAGGTCAAGTGGGAGGAAGTGGCAGAATCTGTGGTCTTTTTGAGAAAAAATCCGACCGATCTGGATTTGTTTTATATGAATAATACAAGGTCAAACAGGGGACTTGTTCCACTCTCGTTATTCTTTCATTCGGACCTTCTTCGGACCTTGTTCGGGTGTTTTCCGAACAAGGTCCGAACAAGGTCCGAACAAAGCCCGAAGGAGAGACGAATGAGAGTATAACAAGGACCTTATTATACTGCGCTGCTGATAGTATAGATAATATTCTTTATTCTCGCATAAATCCGATAATTTTGTGGGTCAATAAAAATTGAGATAATCATGCACAGAACACATACTTGTGGCGAATTAAGAATTGAAGATTTAGGAAAAAACAGTAACCCTGTCTGGATGGGTACAAAAATCACGTGACTTAGGTGGAATGACTTTCATTGATGTACGTGATAGATATGGAATAACACAACTGACGTTCAATAGCGAGGATGATGAAACCCTGTGCAGCAATGCACGTGATTTGGGTAGAGAATATGTAATTAAGGTAACAGGAACCGTTATAGAACGCTCAAGCAAAAACCCAAAACTCCCTACCGGAGACATTGAAATCAAAGTGAGTAATTTAGAAATTCTGAATGAGTCAAAATTACCTCCATTTACTATAGAAGATGAAACTGATGGTGGTGAAGACATCAGAATGAAATATCGTTACCTTGACATCCGCAGAAACCCTGTTAAAAACAGCTTGCTATTCCGTCATAAAGTAACACAAGAGGTCAGAAATTATTTATCAGGGTTGGATTTCTGCGAAATCGAAACGCCTTATTTAATAAAGTCTACTCCAGAAGGTGCAAGAGATTTTATTGTCCCTTCACGTATGAACCCAGGCCAATTTTATGCCCTGCCACAATCCCCACAAACTTTTAAACAGTTGTTGATGGTAGGTGGAATGGACAAATATTTCCAAATCGTGAAAATGTTTCCGCGATGAGGATTTACGCGCAGATAGACAACCAGAGTTCACTCAGATTGACTGTGAAATGTCTTTCGTAGAACAAGAGGATATATTAAATGTATTTGAGGGGATGACTCGTCATTTATTGAAGACTATCCACGGCATTGAAGTCGCTGAATTTCCGAGAATGACTTTTGATGAGGCGATGCGTACTTATGGTAACGACAAACCTGATATTCGTTTTGGAATGAAATTCGGGGAATTGAATGATGTCGCTCAGCACAAGGATTTCGCTATTTTCAATAATGCAGAATTGGTGGTCGGCATTGCTGTACCGGGAGCGGCTTCTTATACCAGAAAACAGATCGATGAATTGGTAGATTGGGTAAAACGTCCTCCAAGTAGGTGCTTCAGGAATGGTATATGTAAAATGTGAAGCTGACGGCACTTTCAAATCTTCGGTAGATAAATTCTATGATCAAGCAGATTTAGCTAAATGGGCGGAAGCAAACTGGCGCTAAAGCTGGAGATTTGATTTTAATCCTTTCGGGTCCTGCAAATAAAACAAGAGCTCAACTGAGCGCACTTCGTATGGAATTGGGTAACCGTATGGGTTTACGCAAGCCTGATGAGTTTGCACCGCTATGGGTAATTGACTTCCCATTATTGGAATGGGACGAAGAGACAGAGCGTTTCCATGCTATGCACCACCCATTTACTTCTCCAAAAATTGAGGATATGCCTTTGTTGGACAGTGATCCAGGAAAAGTGCGCGCGAATGCTTATGACTTAGTGCTGAATGGTAATGAGATTGGTGGTGGATCTATCCGTATCCATGACAAAAGATATGCAAGCATTGATGTTCAAGCATCTTGGATTTACACCAGAACAAGCTCAGGACCAATTTGGTTTCTTGATGAACGCTTTCCAATATGGAGCTCCTCCACATGGTGGTTTGGCATTCGGACTTGACCGTTTGACAGCAATCTTGGGCGGACAAGAAACTATTCGAGACTTCATTGCATTCCCTAAAAACAATTCAGGACGTGATGTTATGATCGATGCGCCTGCAGAAAATTGCTAAAGAACAATTGGATGAATTGAGCATCAGCTTGATTGAACCAAAGAAATAACAATACAATCGATATTTATAAAGCGGTCTTTCTTAATTAGGTTGACCGCTTTATTATTTTCGGAATTTTTGCACAGCAGGGATTTTATAAACATTCTTGAAGGTATCACAGATAATTTTTTATCTTTAAAATTGGTTGATTTTCACGGTCAACCTTTAATTTTGCAATTAGCAACGAAATCATCCCTATGGCCACAGACAGTAGCAGATAAATTCTTGAAGGATAGTGCTTCAAAATCATTTGATTTACAGCATCGTCAGGTTATCAGTAATAATATTGATAAGTATGAGATTGCTTTTGAAAAGGGAAAGAGCAAGTTTTTTGACTTGGAGAACAGCAAGACCAAGGCTAATTTGATCAAATGGAAAGCTATTGAAAACTTGGACCGCTATTTATTGGATTTTGAGTCTAATTTTACGGCCAAGGGTGGCAAGGTTATATGGGCAAATGATGCTGCCGAGGCTCGGGAAGAGATTTGGCGCATTATGGAACATCACCAAGCCAAGTCTGTCGTGAAATCAAAATCAATGGCAACCGAAGAAATTGAACTCAATCATTTCTTGGAATCCAAAAACATCGAAACCATAGAAAGTGACCTCGGTGAATTTATAATTCAATTGCTGGGTCAAAAACCCTATCATTTCGTAACTCCTGCTATGCACTTAAGCTTGGAAGAAATTGCCAAGTTATTTCACGAAAAATTTGACACACCTCTTGAAGCAACTGCTGAGGAACTCACCATGAAGGCTCGTGAAATCCTGCGTGAGAAATACACCACTGCGGACGTAGGTATTACAGGTGCAAATTTTTTGTTGGCAGACACCGGTAGCATTGCCATTACCGAAAACGAAGGTAATGCAAGACTGACCACAACATTTCCAAAAGTTCATATCGCCGTGGTAGGAATTGAAAAAGTGTTGCCAAGCATCAATGACCTCGACTTATTTTGGCCTCTCCTATCAACGCATGGTACTGGTCAGAACCTGACCGTTTATAATACGGTACTTTCTGGTCCTCGAAAAATCTCGGAATACGACGGACCTGAGGACATGTACGTCATCTTGCTAGATAATGGAAGAACAAATGTTCTGGAACAAAAAGATCAACGCCAAGGACTTTATTGTATCCGCTGTGGAGCATGCTTGAACGTGTGTCCAATCTACCAAAATATCGGCGGACATACTTATGAAACAACCTACCAAGGCCCAATTGGCTCTCTAATTTCACCGCATCTAAATGGCATGAAGGAGTTCAAACATTTGAGTTATGCTTCTTCCCTGTGTGGTAAATGTACCGAAGTTTGTCCGGTAGGCATTGATATTCAAAAGATGTTGCTCTTGAATCGTAGAGATGCTGTACAACAAGACCTCGTGAGTTCGGTCGAGAAAAAAGGATGGAGTATGTTTACTTGGGCAATACAAAAGAGGAAACTCCTAGATTTCTTTGGCGGAAAAACCAAAAACTTCTTCGCTCGAAACTTCTTCAAAAAAGCGTGGGGCAATAAAAGAGAATTGCCAAAAATCGCCGATAAATCCTTTACTCAACAATGGAAAGAGAAAAAGAAGGATTAGATATGAGATGTGGGATGTGAGATGTGAGATTTGAGATGTGGGATTTGAGATGTGGGAAAAGAAATTGGTGAAATAAAGATTTTACTTTATTTATACTTTATTTATACTTTATTTATAATAGAAATAGGGAGTTTGGATTCAGGCTCCCTATTTTTTATTGTTGTATTTAAGGAATATAAAGAATTAATACCAAAATTGATTGTTTTTTAACACATGATTAATATTAATTAACCATTTTGACCAAAAGTAATTATCTATTAAACATTTACCGTATGAAAACAATCACATCATTGCTATGCTTGATGATTTTGGCATCCGCATTAAAAGCTCAAAAATTAGTTAACGACAGTACGTTAATGATCAATGACAGTCTGCAAATTCAAATTTATGATCAAATCCTGGTCAATGTTCCTCATTCCTATGAGTTTGTTTCTATTGAAGAGCACAAGCGTCATAATGTTAGTTTATCAAATCTAGGGAAAGTAGGTCTTGCTGCTGGTGCAACTATTGGATTAGCTGGAGTTACTTCCGAAAATTTGGGTATTGTGCATGGTGGGATTAAGGTAATTTCGGGTTCATCGGTACTTTCAGGCGCTGGATTGACACAAGAAGCCATCAATGAAATGAAGGTTTCAAAAAATGCCAAACATATTATAGGAAAAACTTTGAGAATCGTTTCATTTGAAAAGAAAGGATCAAAAAAAGATGGCTATGCGTATGAAGTCATAACAAACGTACCAGGTGAAAAGAAAAGATACAAAATCGACATTGCTCAAGCTCTTCGATTAAATGAAATTATCATTCTATAACAAAATTAAAAAACAAGCCAGGCTCAAATTGAACCTGGCTCGTTATTTTAACAACCTTACTAATCTATTTCTCAGTATCTAAAATTGATTTGCTATTTTCTGCTAGTCGAATAAATTCTGCTCTATATCCTTCATCGTCTTTTCCTTTTGCTGCTTTTGCTCTAGCCACTAAACTTTCAAAACTGGAGTTTTGCTTATAATCCGAGTTGCGAAGCAACATGCCAAATTCAGCAACAGCGGTTGCAAACCTGAAGTCTTCCGAAACTGCATCCAGAGGTTTTGCTACATTGGTTACTATCGTTTGCTGTAATTGACTCTTATCGGATTCTGGATCTTTATAACGGAACTTAACCGTTGCTAGTTCCCCATTTTTTGAACCCACATTTGGTTTATCATTATTTTGATATTTCAGTGGATCTACGGTTCCAATAATTGAGCTCTTCACACCAACAGGAATAATTTCATAAATTGCTGTTACGGTATGCCCTACCCCCATATCACCACCAAGTTTTGCATCATTATTAAAATCTTCTGCTTCCAACAAACGATTCTCATAACCTACCAATCTATAGCCTTGAACATAAGCCGGATTAAATTCCACCTGAATTTTAACGTCTTTGGCAACTGTAAACAATGTCGCACCGAACTCAGTAATCATTGCTTTCCTAGCCTCAGAGATATTATCTATATAAGCATAATTTCCATGACCTTTATTTGCTAAGGTTTCCATTTTGCTATCCTTTAGATTTCCCATGCCATAACCCAAAACCGTTAAATGAACTCCACTTTCTCTTTCTTTGGCAATTAGGTCTTCCATTGCTTCATTGCTAGATTCACCTACATTAAAGTCGCCATCAGAAGCTAATATGATTCTATTATTTCCGCCCTTGATAAAGTTTTGTCTAGCGATCTGATAAGCCTTTTTGATACCTGCTGCACCTGCAGTAGAGCCGCCAGCAACTAATTCGTCAATCGCTGTTTTAATTTTCATTTTTTGGTCACCCTTTGTACTTTCCAATGGTACCCCAGCACTTCCTGCATAGGTTACTATAGCTACTTTATCTTCTGGTCTCAACTGATCGACCAATAATTTCAAAGAAGATTGAACCAAAGGCAATTTATTATTTGCCATCATAGAACCCGAAACATTCAATCAGGGAAAACCAAATTTGAAGGCTTCAGATCTCCCTTAGGAATATCTTTAGCTTTTAATGCTATACGCATCAATTGATGTTCTTTGTTCCATGGAGCTGTCGTAAGCTCGGTATATATTTTTACAGGATCTCCATTGGTAGGTGCTTGTAGATCGTATTGAAAATAATTGATCATTTCTTCTACCCTTACCGCATCCTTTTGTGGCAACTGACCCGAATTTATTATTCTTCTCACATTACTATAAGATGCTGCATCTACATCGACTGCAAAAGTAGAAAGTGCTTCTTTGGTTGGAGAAATAAATCCATTTTCTTCAAAACGTTGATATTCCTCATTATGCTGCGGCTTAGGTTGTATATATATTCCTGCGACACGACCACGCACTTGCGCAGTGGACATAACAGTTGGTACCTGCTTCGCTTGAGATTCATAGCCAAGCACAACAATTTCTTCCAAATTATGTGATTCTGCTTTCAACAAAACATCTATCTTCTTTTTCTTACCAACTTTTATTTTCTGAGTTTCAAAACCCAAGAATTTAAATAAAAAGAACATCACTATCTTCAACCTTTATGCTGTATGCTCCATTATTGTCAGTAAGAGTTGCAGTATTTTTCCCTTGAACACTAATTTCAACTCCTGAAAGAACTGCTTTACTATCGGCGTCCTTGACAGTACCAGTAATTGTTCTTTGTTGGGCTAGTCCGCTACTACCTAGAGTAAGCAAAAGGACTATAAAAGCAAATATTTTATTCATGACTAGTAAATTTTGTCAAGGGATGCATAAAAAATCAAATTTCCATAAACGAGAAAAAAAATTTATTTTTCAGCAGTAAATGAGCAATAGGACCTTGTCAAAACAGCGCAATCAAACAGATGAAGATCTGCTCGGAGACTACCTTCGGGAAGGAGACCTCCGCTACCTAGGCGACCTCTATCAACGACATAGCGAAATGGTCTATTATGTGTGTTTACGCTATTTCAAAGAGCCTGAGCGCAGCAAGGACGCGGTCATGCAGATCTTTGAAGAACTTATCGACAAGGTAAAGAAACAAGACATCCAAGACTTCCCCCGCTGGCTTTATGTAGTCAGCAAGAACCATTGCTTAATGGCCCTGCGATCTGCAAAAAACAAGGTTGAAATTGTTACAGATAATTTTGTGGAATTTTCTATGAACCTGCATCAGGAGGAAAACTATCAAGAGAGGGAGGAACAATTATTGAGATTAGAAAGCTGTTTGGATACATTGATCGAGAAACAAAAAAGAAGTATCCAATTATTCTTTATCGAACAGAAATGCTACAAAGAAGTGGTAGAAATAACCGGCTATAGCATGGAATGACGTAAAGAGTTTTATCCAAAACGGCAAAAGAAATCTTAAAAACTGCATGGAAAGGAATTCTCATGAATAAGAACTTTGACATAGCCTACTTACGTAAATACGTGAACGGAGAACTGAGCAGCTCCGAGATGTATGCTATTGAAAAAGCTAGCCATGAGGATGAATTTTTAATGGACGTCCTTATGGGGTTGGAAGAAGAAAAGAAACTCAAAAAACCACTTGATGTTTCCGACCTGCATACTCCAATATTTGAAAGAAGTCATGAACCAAAAATACGCTCCTTTAGAAGTTATAGATTATTAGGTATTGCAGCATCCTTGTTATTAGTTTTTGGGTATTGGGACCATTTGGTTTCTAAATAAAGACCAAAAACAATTACATGAGACCTTGGAGGCGGCATCCGTTGAGCCAGCAGAGGTACCAACCGACACCACACTGAACAGTATAAACCTGGACAGTCTGGAAGGTCAAAGCGACGAGGAAACATTGATAGCAATGGCAAGTCCTGAGGCAGCGCCGACTGAAGAATTAAAAGACAGCCGATCTTCAAAAACAAACTGCGTCAGCAGCACCTAAACAAGCCAATGAAGTAGACAGGATTGTGGCTCAAAACAAAGATATCTTTCTGAAAGAAGTGCCAAGAGCAGATACCAGTGGTTTTTCTGATAAAGACGAGTTGCGTATTGCTAGTAATTATGCGCCTGAACAACAAGTTTTATCAGACAATTCTCCAGTGATTCAGATTCGCAGTAAGAAGGCTCCTCAAGCAAAATTAGCCGGAGCAGTCAGTGGAATACAGGTAGACAGAGTATCTTCTTTGCAAGATGTTAAAAAACTTGCTACCGGAAGAGTATTGGATCAGCAGTCGGGAAGACCAATTGCCAATGCTTCGGTAAGAGATATTAAAACTAATGATGTGGTGATGACTGATGCAAATGGTGAATATGTAATGCCTTTGACTTCGGATAATCAGAAATTGGAAATCTTATCATTAGGCTATGAAAAAGCAAACATCATTGCCAGCAACAATAAAATCGTGCAATTGGAGCCAAGTTTTGCTCAATTGGATGA
The Sphingobacterium daejeonense genome window above contains:
- a CDS encoding FtsL-like putative cell division protein — encoded protein: MAENTVRRIDKLGREVKELGWDYKSLNAELMKLTTQTEIAKRADTLGLKERTEPPIKLEIVREVK
- a CDS encoding carboxypeptidase-like regulatory domain-containing protein, whose product is MAQNKDIFLKEVPRADTSGFSDKDELRIASNYAPEQQVLSDNSPVIQIRSKKAPQAKLAGAVSGIQVDRVSSLQDVKKLATGRVLDQQSGRPIANASVRDIKTNDVVMTDANGEYVMPLTSDNQKLEILSLGYEKANIIASNNKIVQLEPSFAQLDEVVVVGYGGKSPKVKSEPLVGWVAYKKYINDNSYQTLLGKGSVTLIFDISTFGRPIDITVKKTSNPELNQKAIQIIQNGPDWKKGNDGKKIEVKISF
- a CDS encoding LutB/LldF family L-lactate oxidation iron-sulfur protein — translated: MQLATKSSLWPQTVADKFLKDSASKSFDLQHRQVISNNIDKYEIAFEKGKSKFFDLENSKTKANLIKWKAIENLDRYLLDFESNFTAKGGKVIWANDAAEAREEIWRIMEHHQAKSVVKSKSMATEEIELNHFLESKNIETIESDLGEFIIQLLGQKPYHFVTPAMHLSLEEIAKLFHEKFDTPLEATAEELTMKAREILREKYTTADVGITGANFLLADTGSIAITENEGNARLTTTFPKVHIAVVGIEKVLPSINDLDLFWPLLSTHGTGQNLTVYNTVLSGPRKISEYDGPEDMYVILLDNGRTNVLEQKDQRQGLYCIRCGACLNVCPIYQNIGGHTYETTYQGPIGSLISPHLNGMKEFKHLSYASSLCGKCTEVCPVGIDIQKMLLLNRRDAVQQDLVSSVEKKGWSMFTWAIQKRKLLDFFGGKTKNFFARNFFKKAWGNKRELPKIADKSFTQQWKEKKKD
- the rsmH gene encoding 16S rRNA (cytosine(1402)-N(4))-methyltransferase RsmH, which translates into the protein MSNEIGYHVPVMLQECIDALAIKPNGIYVDVTFGGGGHSKEILKHLGPQGRLIAFDQDPDAIKNALPDERFTLIHQNFKFLKNYLRLEGVKQVDGILADLGVSSHQFDAADRGFSIRFDADLDMRMDQIADLDARKVLNTYSEEDLHRIFGMYGEIQNAKSLAKTIVTGRLSNPIQTVAELKAAIQKLVPKGKEHKYHAQVFQALRIEVNKELEALQEFLEQTAGVLKVEGRLVVMSYHSLEDRLVKNFMAKGKFKGEVEKDFFGNEIKPFKVISRKAIVASGDEVKQNNRARSAKLRIAEKI
- a CDS encoding RNA polymerase sigma factor; the protein is MSNRTLSKQRNQTDEDLLGDYLREGDLRYLGDLYQRHSEMVYYVCLRYFKEPERSKDAVMQIFEELIDKVKKQDIQDFPRWLYVVSKNHCLMALRSAKNKVEIVTDNFVEFSMNLHQEENYQEREEQLLRLESCLDTLIEKQKRSIQLFFIEQKCYKEVVEITGYSME
- a CDS encoding carboxypeptidase-like regulatory domain-containing protein is translated as MNKIFAFIVLLLTLGSSGLAQQRTITGTVKDADSKAVLSGVEISVQGKNTATLTDNNGAYSIKVEDSDVLFI
- the mraZ gene encoding division/cell wall cluster transcriptional repressor MraZ, which encodes MIQLIGEFECKLDTKGRMVVPAALKRQLPDVEREGLVVNRGFEKNLVIYTKEEWSKKMLQLSKLNQYNERNRKFIRQFMRGATELSLDSAGRVLLPKSLLEYANVNGDVFLQCQFDKIEVWAKDEYEKMMDGSLDDDFSSLAEEVMGGFNFGDGNE
- a CDS encoding vWA domain-containing protein, yielding MNVSGSMMANNKLPLVQSSLKLLVDQLRPEDKVAIVTYAGSAGVPLESTKGDQKMKIKTAIDELVAGGSTAGAAGIKKAYQIARQNFIKGGNNRIILASDGDFNVGESSNEAMEDLIAKERESGVHLTVLGYGMGNLKDSKMETLANKGHGNYAYIDNISEARKAMITEFGATLFTVAKDVKIQVEFNPAYVQGYRLVGYENRLLEAEDFNNDAKLGGDMGVGHTVTAIYEIIPVGVKSSIIGTVDPLKYQNNDKPNVGSKNGELATVKFRYKDPESDKSQLQQTIVTNVAKPLDAVSEDFRFATAVAEFGMLLRNSDYKQNSSFESLVARAKAAKGKDDEGYRAEFIRLAENSKSILDTEK
- a CDS encoding von Willebrand factor type A domain-containing protein, with the translated sequence MGFETQKIKVGKKKKIDVLLKAESHNLEEIVVLGYESQAKQVPTVMSTAQVRGRVAGIYIQPKPQHNEEYQRFEENGFISPTKEALSTFAVDVDAASYSNVRRIINSGQLPQKDAVRVEEMINYFQYDLQAPTNGDPVKIYTELTTAPWNKEHQLMRIALKAKDIPKGDLKPSNLVFPD